The following are from one region of the Nicotiana tabacum cultivar K326 chromosome 3, ASM71507v2, whole genome shotgun sequence genome:
- the LOC107770355 gene encoding 26S proteasome non-ATPase regulatory subunit 4 homolog, whose protein sequence is MVLEATMICIDNSEWMRNGDYSPNRFQALADAVNLICGAKTQSNPENTVGILTMAGKGVRVLVTPTSDLGKILACMHGLEIGGEMNLAAGIQVAQLALKHRQNKKQQQRIIVFAGSPVKYDKKVLEMIGRKLKKNSVALDVVNFGENDDGKAEKLEALVAAVNNNESSHIIHVPAGPNALSDVLISTPIFTGDGEGGSGFAAAAAAAAAGGVSGFDFGVDPNLDPELALALRVSMEEERARQEAAAKKAADETATQEKGETSQDVTMAENVNAGTPEPENKATDLMEDENALLQQALAMSMDDASSNVATRDTDMSEAASEDQDLALALQLSVQDSTNDQSSQTDMSKLLADQSFVSSILASLPGVDPNDPSVKDLLASMQGQLEKKDEDTDKEQKEEKK, encoded by the exons ATGGTGCTCGAG GCGACAATGATCTGCATCGACAATTCGGAGTGGATGCGAAACGGTGATTACTCGCCCAATAGATTTCAAGCTCTAGCTGATGCAGTTAATCTCATCTGTGGAGCCAAAACCCAG TCTAATCCTGAGAATACAGTTGGAATTTTGACTATGGCCGGTAAAGGAGTTCGAGTGTTAGTCACTCCCACCAGCGATCTTGGAAAAATCTTAGCTTGCATGCACG GATTAGAGATAGGTGGTGAGATGAATTTGGCTGCTGGTATCCAGGTAGCCCAGTTAGCTTTGAAGCATCGGCAAAACAAAAAGCAACAACAAAGGATCATTGTTTTTGCTGGCAG CCCTGTGAAATACGACAAGAAGGTCTTGGAGATGATTGGGAGAAAGTTAAAGAAGAATAGTGTAGCTCTTGATGTCGTTAATTTTGGTGAAAATGATGATGGGAAAGCTGAGAAGCTAGAGGCGCTAGTTGCTGCGGTTAATAACAACGAGAGCAGTCACATCATTCATGTTCCTGCTGGTCCTAATGCTCTCTCTGATGTGCTTATAAG TACTCCTATTTTCACTGGTGATGGTGAGGGTGGAAGTGGATTTGCAGCAGCAGCTGCAGCGGCTGCCGCTGGTGGAGTGTCTGGGTTTGACTTTGGTGTAGATCCTAATTTGGATCCTGAACTTGCTCTAGCACTCCGAGTTTCAATGGAGGAGGAAAGGGCGAGGCAAGAAGCAGCTGCAAAGAAGGCTGCAGACGAAACTGCTACACAAGAGAAAGGAGAAACTTCCCAGGATGTTACTATGGCTGAAAATGTCAATGCTGGAACTCCTGAACCCGAAAACAAGGCAACTGATCTGATG GAAGATGAGAATGCCTTGTTACAGCAAGCCCTTGCAATGTCGATGGATGATGCTTCCTCTAATGTTGCTACACGAGACACTGATATGTCGGAAGCGGCTTCTGAAGATCAAGACTTGGCACTTG CTCTTCAATTGTCTGTGCAGGACAGCACAAATGATCAGTCAAGTCAGACAGATATGAGTAAGCTGTTGGCAGATCAATCTTTTGTGTCATCAATCCTTGCCTCA CTTCCAGGCGTTGATCCAAATGATCCCTCAGTTAAAGATTTGCTTGCTTCCATGCAAGGCCAGTTGGAG AAGAAGGACGAGGACACGGACAAGGAAcagaaagaagagaagaagtaA